CAGTCGTGCACGAAGGTATGCTATCGGATTATCTCGGCGCCGCCGACGTCAAGTTCTTTGGCGGTAAAAACGTTCGGGCGTTTGAGTCCACGTGGTCCGATTTTCACCAAGTCAGCCACACGGTCAGCTTCAATTCGGCGACATCAGCCCTTATCGCCGCCGTCGGGGCGATTGGCATCGTGCCGGGCGACGAGGTTCTGGTAATGCCGTACAGCATGTGTATTTCCGCCACAGCACCGCTGTTTTATGGCGGCATTCCAGTGTTCGTCGATATCGAACCCTATACCTTCTGCATGGACCCGGCGAAGATCGAGGAGAAGATAACCGATAAAACCCGCGCCATCCTGAGCGTTGACCTGTTCGGCCAATCTTCCGATATGGCCGCCCTGCGCCAGATCGCTGACAAATACGATCTCAAGATCATTACCGATGCGTCACATGTTCCAGGCTGTCCTTATAACGATGGCTTTGCCGGAACCTTTGGTGATATTGGCGTTTACAGCTTCAACCAGCACAAGATCATTCACTGTGGAGAAGGCGGAGCTGCCGTCACCAATGACGATGGACTGGCGTTGCGCCTGCAATTAATCCGCAACCATGGCGAGGCCATCGTTTCGGATATGAAAGTCAAAAATCTTCGCAATATGGTTGGTGGTAACACGCGATTTCCCGAAATCGAGGCGGCAATCATGGTCGAACAGCTGAAGAAGCTGCCGACCCTGTTGCGCCAACGAATCGATCTGGCCGATCGACTGAGCGAAGGCTTCCGGAAACTCGATTTTCTGACGCCGCCCACTCTTCGTCCAGGCAGCGGCCATGTCTATTACATCTATCCATTACTCTTCAACGAGGAGGCCGCGGGTATGGACCGGACGAGATTTCTGG
Above is a genomic segment from Rhodospirillaceae bacterium containing:
- a CDS encoding DegT/DnrJ/EryC1/StrS family aminotransferase, with the translated sequence MIQNKTLSFPPYNPIGEEEAAAAAAVVHEGMLSDYLGAADVKFFGGKNVRAFESTWSDFHQVSHTVSFNSATSALIAAVGAIGIVPGDEVLVMPYSMCISATAPLFYGGIPVFVDIEPYTFCMDPAKIEEKITDKTRAILSVDLFGQSSDMAALRQIADKYDLKIITDASHVPGCPYNDGFAGTFGDIGVYSFNQHKIIHCGEGGAAVTNDDGLALRLQLIRNHGEAIVSDMKVKNLRNMVGGNTRFPEIEAAIMVEQLKKLPTLLRQRIDLADRLSEGFRKLDFLTPPTLRPGSGHVYYIYPLLFNEEAAGMDRTRFLENVKSLGAPVYRFTGGYIKPLYRLPVFSRKNEFQAGYPFNLADDSASVNYGDAGCPVVERLHNEEMIVLSCNYPPMTAADMDRIVGLYEKAALMK